The Winogradskyella schleiferi genome contains the following window.
GAATTAGTAAGACGCCAAAAGTTAGAAAAGCTAAGAGCTTTAGGTATTAATCCTTATCCAGCGGATTTATATCCAGTGAACCATACTTCGAAACAGATAAAATCCAATTATGAAGAAGGTAAACAGGTCGTTATTGCTGGTCGTCTCATGGCCATTAACATTCAAGGAAAAGCATCTTTTGCACAATTGCAGGATAGCGAAGGTCGTATTCAAGTCTATTTTAATAGGGATGAAATCTGCGAAGGCGAAGACAAATCTAAATACAATGATGTCTTTAAAAAATTATTGGATTTAGGCGATTTTGTTGGTATTGAAGGCACACTTTTCACCACGCAAGTTGGTGAGAAAACGGTTATGGTAAAAGATTTTAAATTGTTGAGTAAAGCGTTGAAACCTTTACCAATCCCAAAACAAAAAGATGGGAAAACTTATGATGCGTTTACGGATCCTGAGCAACGCTATAGACAACGTTATGCCGATTTAGCGGTTAATCCACACGTGAAGGAAGTCTTTGTAAAGCGTACAAAATTGTTTAATGCGATGCGCCAGTTCTTTAATAACGCTGGTTATTTTGAAGTGGAAACGCCAGTTTTGCAACCTATTCCTGGAGGTGCAGCAGCACGACCGTTTGTAACACATCACAATAGTTTAGACATTCCGTTGTACATGCGAATTGCAAACGAATTATACCTAAAGCGTTTAATCGTAGGCGGATTTGATGGCGTCTATGAATTCTCTAAAAATTTCCGTAATGAAGGTATGGACAGAACCCATAACCCAGAGTTTACGGCCATGGAAATCTACGTCGCTTATAAAGATTACAACTGGATGATGGATTTCTGCGAGCAGTTATTGGAGCATTGTGCTACTGCCGTTAACGGAACTTCAGAAGCTACTTTTGGTGAGCATAAAATTAATTTTAAAGCGCCATACAAGCGTATTACGATGCGTGATTCAATTTTGGAATTCACAGGTTTTGATATTTATAATAAGTCTGAAGACGACATTAGAGCAGCAGCAAAAGGTATGCATATCGACGTGGATGAAACCATGGGTAAAGGCAAGCTGATTGATGAGATTTTCGGTGAGAAATGCGAAGGAAATTATATTCAGCCAACATTCATTACCGACTATCCAAAAGAAATGAGTCCGTTATGCAAAGAGCACAGGGAAAACCCTGAATTGACGGAACGTTTTGAATTGATGGTCTGTGGTAAGGAAATTGCCAATGCCTATTCTGAGTTAAATGATCCAATAGACCAGCGCGACCGTTTTGAGCACCAATTAAAATTAGCTAAAAAAGGGGACGACGAAGCAACAGAGTTTATAGATGAAGACTTTTTACGAGCTCTAGAATACGGCATGCCACCAACCTCTGGAATGGGAATTGGTATGGACCGTTTAATTATGTTCCTAACTAACAATCAGAGTATCCAAGAAGTATTGTTCTTCCCGCAGATGCGACCAGAGAAGAAAAAAGTTGATCTTAGCGATAATGAAAAGGCCATTTTAGAAATTCTAAAACCTGAAAAACGAATGGACCTAAATGGCCTAAAATCGAAATCTGGATTGAGTAATAAAGGATGGGACAAGGGTATAAAAGGTTTAGGTAAACATGGTTTAACAAAAGTTGAAAAAACGGGTGATGGTTTGTTTGTTGAGATATTGTAGTTTAGAACTACATTAATTTTAAAAAGTGCTAATCTCAAATTAGCACTTTTTTTATGATTTAAATTAAAAATCAACTATCGTTAATATGACATTCTTTTCTCTCCAATGCAGTAGCTATAATATGGTCCAAATATGCTCCACAAAAAGTTAATTTAGTATCGAAATTAAGATGCTTTACCTCTAGAACATTGTATTTCAGTTTTCTATATTCCTTAAGACAAAAGGATTGATAAGCTATTCTGGTTTTACAAAGACCTGATTATTAATTTGAACACGCTTTAAACTCACATTAATCAACATTATACCTAATTTTTAAACAAAACATCAAAAATAAAGTTAAAATAACTATGTTTTTTTATATATTGTAAAATACATCCCCTACATATCTATTATTCAACTTCCTACCGCATTAATGTGCGTGTAATGATTTTATTGTGCTTCAAAAATAATAGATTATGACAAGAGTTTTACTACTAATACTATTCTTTACTTATGTGAATTTTTCTTTTTCGCAAGATGACCCATGTAATGCTATGCCCTTACCATTAAGTGCTGTTGGTTCCTGTACATATATTATAGGAGATAATACTGGGGCAACAGATTCAAGCAACGCAAATATTGATTCTCCTACTGGGTGTGGGCCATATGGCGCAAACTACAATGGTGCTGATGTTTGGTTTTATATAGATCTTGGGCCTACTACTACAGGCATACAAATAGACTTAACTCACATTGGAACGTCTAATTTTGATGATGGTGTTGTTGCGCTTTATACTGGTAATTGTAGTGGAACTTTAACTATTGTTGCATGTGATGACGATTCGGGTTCTGGTTTACTTGAAGCCAATATTAGTGTTTTAAATGGACTTACTCCTAATACAAGGGTTTATATTCGTGTTTGGGATTGGGGAGGCAATGACGAAGGTGCATTTAATATTTGTGCTTCAGAGATTGAAGATCCTTGCAACAACACAACCAATATACCCAGTTGTGGAACTACAGCCATAAATACCACAATAGCTTCAGGGTTTGGCGCATTTAATGACTCAAGCTGTTTTGACGTTCCAGGTGACGAAGCTGTTTTTTCATTTACACCAACAGTAACTGGCAATTATTCGATTACCCAGATCTCAACTTTCGGTCATATTAATTATTTGTATCAAACGAATTGTGCACCAACAGGATGGACATGTATTGATGATTTAATTGGCAATAATGAAACAAGTGGTACTTTTACCTTGGTGGCCGGAACAACCTATTATATCTTGCTTGATTCGGAAGACAATTCTGGAGGTAATGTTAGCTTTACTTTAAATTGCCCAATACCACTACCAGGATGTGGCGATTCATTTTACGATAGTGGAGGTTTAGGCGGTAACTACAGTAATAATGAAAATGAAACGACAACTATTTATCCCGATACACCAGGTGATGCCGTGACTGCAACATTTACAACTTTCGAAACAGAAGAAGATTATGATTTTCTCTTTATTTATGATGGTCCTAATAATACATTCCCTCTTATAGGAACATACACTTACACAAATAGTCCAGGCACTGTTACTTCTTCAGACCCGAGTGGCGCGCTAACCTTTGTGTTTACAAGTGATGGTTCAATTACTGACCTTGGATGGGAAGCCGATATTACATGCGCACCTTATGTCCCTCCAACAATCTGCGGATCTACATTTACCGATAGTGGTGGTGGAGGTAACTACTTTAATGATGAAAATACAACTACAACATTAACTCCAGATGTACCTGGTACTAATTTGGTTGCAACTTTTACAGCTTTCGAAATAGAAGACAACTATGATTTTCTATACATTTATGATGGTCCTAACAATACATTCCCACTTATAGGAACTTACACTGACACAAATAGTCCAGGCACTGTTACTTCTTCAGACCCAAGTGGCGCGCTAACCTTTGTGTTTACAAGTGATGGTTCAATTACTGACCCTGGATGGGAAGCCGATATTACCTGTGTAAACAATTGCAACCTCATAATTACAGACACTATTTATCCATTAGGTGCTGACGATTGCACACTTGATTATATAGAACTCACCACAAATGCTCCTATACCAGAGCCAACCAACACCATATACTCTGAAAATTTTAGTGGAGGAGCTTTTCCTGCTGGATGGACAAGAGTGAATGGAGCAGCTAGTGCCAATTGGATAATTTCCAATACAACTAATGCTGGAGGAACAGCAAATGAAGCGATGTTAGATTGGACAGGTGGAAGCCATAATAGCACTTGGAGGTTAAGTTCTCCTCTTATTGACATTACTGGTCAAACAAATCTCCATCTTGGTTTCAGACAGGATTTTAATGTTGTTTCATCTCCCACAATGATAGGCATTTATGTAGAAACCTCTACTGATAACACAAATTGGACAACTCAATATTCCGTTTTAAACCCTTCTGCAGATGTAATTAGTACAGAAAATATTGACATTTCAGCTTTAGATGGTAATACTGATTTATATATAAGATTTAGGCTGTCTGGTAATACCACATATTTAATTGATTGGTCAATCGATGATATAATAATTACTGCAGACGGCATTCCATCACCACCACAAGTAACCTGGTCTCCTGCAGATGGCCTTTATACAGATGCCGCATTAACCACACCTTACGTTTTGGGTAACTTTGCCGGCACAGTATATGCCGCACCAAATGGTGTTGAAATTTATACTGCTGAATATCCAATTGGCTGTACTGATAACGTAACTGTTACCTTTAACAAGAAAATATGGAATGGCACTCCTGGTAATACAGATTGGAACACCGCTACTAATTGGCTACCTAATGGTGTACCCGTTATTACAAATTGTGTTGTAATTCTAGATACTGGTGGAAATAATCCCATTATTAATGGCACCACTGATGGCTTTGGCTATACATTAACTGTAGAAAATAATGCAGCACTTACACAACAATCTAACTCTACACTAACCATTGACAACACGGTTACGGTGCAAACTGGTGGCTTATACACTATGGAAGACAGTTCTAGTCTTATACAAATTGATAATGTTAATAACACGGTGGATGGTACATTTACAATGGACAGAACAGCCATGATAAGACAGAATGATTATGTTTATTGGTCTTCACCAGTTTCTAACTTCAGTTTATCTAACATTTATGGTGCTAATACTCCAAATTACACTTACCAATGGATACCAACCATACCAGCTGGAAACACACCTCCACCAGTTACCCCAATCTGTTTTGGTGACTGGGCTTCGTATTCAGGTAATATGGATATAGGTAAAGGTTATATCTCAAGAGCTCCAATTGGCCATCCCGCAGGACCAGCAGTTGCAACAGCTACATTTACAGGTACAGCCAATAATGGTGTTATCACACAAGCCATAATTAGCGGAAATAATAACATACTCAATAACAATTTTACCCATATTCCAAACGGTACACCTCTAACCGTAACGCCTTTGGATGATAACTGGAATTTAATCGGAAACCCATACCCATCAGCCATAAGTGCCGATGATTTCTTGTCTTTCCCTGGAAATTCAATAATTGAAGGCGCTGTTCATATTTGGACGCACGGTAGCGCTCTTGGCACCTATACCGATTCGTTTTACAATGATTTTGATCAGAGTTATAACCCAAATGACTACATCACATATAATTTAACAGGTGTTACCAATCCTAACCCAACATTTGCTGGCGAAATTGCGTCTGGTCAAGGGTTCTTTGTACTTTCCCTTAATGACAATGAGACTGGCAGCGTGACTTTTAATAATTCTATGAGAAGTAATGGGTATGATAATAGTGATTTTTATAGAACTAGCTCAGATGATGAGGAGGATGAAACAAGTACAATTGAACGCCATCGGATTTGGCTCAATTTAATTGCTCCAAACCAAAATTCTTCAAGTACTCTTGTCGGTTATGTTGCAGGAGCTACACAAGCAAAAGACAGGTTATATGATGCTTACACCTTTGAATCCAACACTTTAAGTATTTACTCGAAAATAGAAGATAAAAGTATGTCTATACAAGGACGTCAATTACCATTCGATTCTAACGACCAAGTGCCTTTAGGGATAGATGTTCCAGAAAGTGGAGATTATATGATAGGTATTGCTGCATTAGACGGTCTATTTGAAGGAGAAAATGGTCAGGACATTTATTTAGAAGACACGACTACTGGCATTATTCATGATTTAAGAAATAGCCCATATTCCTTTAACATAGAAGAAGGCACTTATAGTGACAGGTTTTTATTAAGATACACTAACGAGACTTTGAGTGTTAATACATTTGAAGACACTTCGAATTTAACAATCTATATCGAAGACGAATTGGTTCAACTAAAATCTGAAACACAAGCTATTAAGTCTGTGAAAGTATATAATGTTTTAGGACAAACCTTGATAGAAACAGGTACAATTAATAGTTTCCACTATGCGCTTCGGGATTTAAGTCCTACTAACGGTGTTCTATTTGTTAAAGCCATATTAAATGATGGTAGGCAGAAAATTCAAAAGATTATGTATTGAGTTTTAGGTTATCGAAATAAAACAAAAATGACCTCATTATCTAATAGTTGAGGTCATTTTAATTTTCCAAAGCTTCGTTCTAAAATGATATTGTTTTAAGCTATAGTCCAATTTCTTAAAACATTTAGTCATCTTGATCATGCGTTTCTATTAATCAGACAAGCATTTACTATGCCTATAACGTACCGTGTTTTACATCATTACAAGGTCAAAAAAATAGGAAACATAAAATAATTGCCACATTTTTAGTATTTTCACATCTGCTATAAATAATGAAACATTCCATTATTATGAAAAAGATTTTTATACTATTGGCTGGTATAGTTTTAACGGTTTCCTGTGGTAATGATACTGATGACTTAATACCAGTACCTGACTGCAACACCGTAACCAACTTATCGTCAAATTCAGTTACCGACAACTCAGCAATAATTACTTGGGATACTTCAGACAACGCAGCTTCTTATGCAATAGAATATGGCATTTCCGGATTTGCCTTAGGTAACGGAACAACAGTTTCTGAATCTGATACAGCCATTGAACTTACAGGTTTACAAGCCAACACACCATATGATTTTTATATTCAAACGATTTGTAGCGCAAGTAACACTAGCGCATATTCAGATGTTTATAGTTTTACAACCTTAGTTCCAAATGTCGTTGCAGCTTTTGAGACCAATCTTTCTGAACTGAATTTATTTACTGGCAGTTTGAATGCACTCAATATCAGCCCAAAAGCATTTGAATATAACTTGAATTCTGCCTTGTTCACAGATTATGCCCACAAACAACGTATAATTGCTTTACCAGAAGGCACAAGCATGGAATTTGATGGCGATGGTTTACCCATTTTTCCAGACCATACGGTTATTGCAAAAACATTCTACTACAATATAGATGAACGTGATCTTAGCCTAGGGCGACAAATTATTGAAACTCGGATTTTAATTAAGTTAAATGGTATTTGGGAAACCGGAGATTATAAATGGAACGAGGCACAAACTGAAGCCGTATTGGATTTAGAAGGAAGCACATTGCCTGTCACATGGATTGATGCCGCTGGGAATTCAAATTCAACAAACTATAAGATCCCTTCAAATACAGATTGTTTTACATGCCATGCCAATAATGAGGAGATATTTCCTATAGGTCCAAAATTAAGGTCAATGAATTTTGATATCAATGGCGTGAATCAATTGGAGCAATTTATAAGTAACCAACACTTAACAGGGTTAGAAAATACCGCCTCAGTTAGAGTACTTCCAAATTGGGAAGACATCTCGCTTCCCTTGGAAACCAGAGCAAGAGCTTACATGGACATTAACTGTGCGCATTGCCATATTCCGGGAGGCACTTGTGCAGACCAATCTTCTTTAAATTTCGCACTTGAAACACCTTTAGAAGAGAGTAACATTGTAGAGCAAAGTGTCTCAATTGATTATAGAGTTTCATTCTTTTCAGAAGGCGTAAGTATGCCATTTATTGGAACTACCATGCGTCATGCCGAAGGCTTGGATATGATTCAAGAGTATATGAATTCCCTTTAAGTCTCAGGTCGAAGTATGTTTTTAAGAATCACGTTAAAAAAACACTAAAATCGCTATTTAAATTGACAGATTCTTAACAGAACTGTATTTTCGTCGAAATTTAATAAAAACGACGATTTTGAAAAACGTATCCATCAAACTATTCTTTGTAGTTTTAGGTTTAATTGCATTTTCATGCTCAACTGCAAAAAAAGCTGGTAAATCAAAAAATGATGCCACAGCAATGGCAAAACCTTCAGGAAAAAAACCTGGAAAAAATGACCCAAAACCTTTTGACAAAGTCATTACTAAAGAGGCTAAAAGTGATAAAGGCTTATTTACCGTCCATAATTTAGATGATAAGTTCTTTTATGAAATCCCAGATTCTCTTTTTAATAAGGAGATGTTGATGGTGACGCGTATTTCCAAAACAGCTTCAGGACTTGGTTTTGGAGGTGGTAAAATGAACGAGCAAGTATTGCGATGGGAAAAGAAAGGTAAAAAAGTAGTCCTTAGAGTTGTATCTTACAATGTCGTAGCTGCTGATTCACTTCCTGTTAACGAAGCAGTTTTAAATTCTAATTTCGAGCCTGTTTTATTCACATTCCCTATTGCAGCATACGGTAAGGATTCTACAAGTACCGTAATTGATGCTACTCCTCTATTTGAAAAAGATGTAAAGTCATTGGGATTGTCGCAACGAGCAAGAACACCCTATAAAGTCTCACGTTTGGAAAGCGATAAATCATTTATTGAAAGCATTAAAAGTTACCCAAGAAATATTGAGGCAAGACACGTAAAAACCTATGCTGCCGGAAATCCACCATCAAATACCAGCACTGGAACAATTTCAGTAGAAATTAATAATTCTATGGTTCTATTGCCAGACAACCCAATGAAGCGTCGTTATTTTGATGAACGTGTCGGCTGGTTTACAAGTAGCCAAACCGATTATGGTTTGGAAGATCAAAAAAGTAAATCTTTACAATTCTTGGACCGTTGGCGATTAGAAGTTAAAGATGAAGACATCGAGAAGTTTCAACGTGGCGAATTAGTAGTCCCAAAAAAACAAATTGTGTACTACATCGATAGGGCAACACCAGAAAAATGGAGAACGTATATTAAGCAAGGCATTGAAGATTGGCAGGTGGCTTTTGAAGCTGCAGGATTTAAAGAGGCTATTATCGCTAAGGATCCGCCAACTGTTGAGGAAGATCCTGAATGGAGCCCAGAAGATGCACGTTATTCAGTGGTTCGTTATTTAGCCTCTCCGATTCCCAATGCCAATGGACCTCACGTAAGTGATCCAAGAACGGGAGAGATTTTAGAAAGTGATATTAATTGGTATCATAACGTGATGTCATTATTACGTGGTTGGTTTTTTGTACAAACCGCAGCGATTAATCCTGATGCCCAGAGTCCACAGTTTAAAGATGAAGTTATGGGACGTTTAATTCGTTTTGTATCTGCTCACGAAGTAGGTCACACTTTAGGCTTACCGCACAACATGGGAAGCAGTGTGGCTTATCCTGTTGAAAAACTGCGTGATGCAGAATTCACTAAAAAATTCGGCACTGCACCATCCATAATGGATTATGCTCGTTTTAATTATGTGGCACAACCTGGTGACGAAGGTGTGGCTTTAATGCCAGACATCGGCACTTACGATAAATATGCTATTGCTTGGGGTTATAGACCGATTTTAAATAAAACGGCAGAAGAAGAAAAACCAATTCTTAATGAATGGATTACCAAACATGCTGGAGACCCAATGTATCGCTTTGGACATCAGCAAGCAGGTGATGTTGTAGATCCTAGTTCACAAACTGAAGATTTAGGGGACAATGCTATTTTGGCCAGTGCATATGGAATTAAAAACTTAAAGCGAATTGTGCCTAACTTAATTGAGTGGACTACAGAAGCTGGTGAGGATTATGATGATTTAGAGGAAATGTACGGTCATGTATTATCCCAATTTAACCGTTATATGGGCCATGTTTCCAATAATATTGGTGGTGTTTACGAATATTATAAAACGGCAGATCAAGATGGTGCGGTTTATACTGCGGTCCCAAAAGCACATCAAAAGGAAGCCATGAAATTCATTCAAGATAATTTATTTGAAACGCCGGAATGGTTAATTGACAAAGAAATTTTTGATCGTATAGAGTTTTCAGGTTCGGTGGAGCGCCTTAGAGGACTGCAAGCAAGAACGCTTAATAATATCATGAGCTTAGGTAAAATGCAGCGATTAACAGAAGCGCATACTTACGATAGCGCGAGCTATTCTTTAACAGATATGATGAGCGATTTACGTAAAGGCGTTTGGAGCGAATTGCGTTCTGGAAAATCAATTGACACGTACAGACGTAATTTGCAACGTGCTTATATCGATAGAATGGCCTACTTGATGACGGCAAAAGATCAAAGCGGAAGATCTAGAAGTCCTTATGTAAAAATGACTGCTGTTAACACTAGCCAATCCGATATCAGAGCGGTTGTTAGAGCTGAATTAAAAACGCTACGATCTCAACTTAGAAATGCACGTGGTGGCGATGCTATGAGTAGAATTCATATTGCAGATGCTATTGAACGTATTAATCTTATTTTGGATCCTAAGTAATCCAAATTATAATTCATAAAAAAGGCTTCAAGATAATATTTTGAAGCCTTTTCTGCTTTCAATAATTTAATTCAATTACTAATTTGAAATACCGCCATAAAATGCCGATTTTTCCAATACAAAAATTTCAGACAAGGAATAGTATAATTAAAGTATGATGATTGTTCTGCATAAAGAAGACTATATCAGTGATTAGCAATTTTCGATGCGTGATACCATTTTTTCTATAGGTAAAGACTAAAAACCTTAAAATAAAACTGCTTTTATCGTTTTATGATAATCTTCAAACTCTATGAGGTTATTATGACCAGCACCTTCAACCGTTATAAAATTTAAGTTTTCAATATGTAATTCTGAAAGTTTCTTTCCAGAAGCGTAAGGCACGACGCCATCATCAGTGCCATGAATAATTGTGATTGGACATTTTGTTTTGAGTAAATATTGATGGGTAGGAAAATGATACTTCAGCAATTGTTTTACAGGAAGTATAGGAAATCGATCTTTCGCCACATCCAGAATACTGTAATAAGGTGTTTCTAAAATCAGCTGCTTTGGATTATTTTTTGAAGCTAAATATGATGCAATTCCTGTTCCTAAAGATCTTCCGTGAAGTGTGATTTGTTTTTCAGCATAGTGATTTAACAAATAGTCATAACAAAACTGGGCATCACTGTAAAGTGCCGCTTCACTTAACTTTCCGGTACTTTTCCCGTAAGTTCTGTAATCCATAATCAGCACATCGTAATTCAAGTCCACAAAATATTCGGCAATGGTTCCCCAACGACTCAAATCGCCAGCGTTTCCATGAAAATAAAGGATAACGCCCTGCCTGTCCGACAGGCAGGCTTTTGGATTTTCCAGCTTAAAATGAAGGGCGTTTATCGTTGTGTTCTCATCAGTTTTTAGAAATAACTCTTCAAAATTATGATTGAACTGATAGTTGTAATCTTGCTCTAAAGTCGTTGGCAAAAACAATAACTTTTCCTGAAAAAAATAAAGTGCAGATGCTATCATAATATATAAACCCAAAAGTACAATGATGAACTTTTTAAGCCTTCTTTTTAGTGGTTTTCGAATTGTGGATAACATTGATACTTGTGGTTTCTAAGTCGATGGTTTTGGGTTCGCTATTCAAAATATCATCTAGCATATTGTGATAAGATTCAAAATTATTCAAATTTTTATGTCCACCTTCAATAACCGTATGCATTTTTGTAAGCTTTGGGTTAATCTGTGCTAATTTTACACTCGATTTATAGGGAATCAACTTATCGTGCGTACCATGAATAATATGAATTGGGCATTGTACATATTTTAGCCATTTGTAAGTTGGCAACGGGTATTTAATCAATAAGGACAATGGCATAAAGGGCATGTAGCGTGCCGTAACTTTGGTTAAACTATAATAAGGCGCATCTAAAATTAATAGTTTTGGATGATTCATGGATGCCAACTTCGCCGCAAAACCAGAACCTAAAGAACGACCATAAAGGATAATTCGGTCTTCAGTGGTTTGCTTTTTAATTTCATCATAAACCAATTGTAAATCGCGCTTTATGGCTTTTTGAGAACGCTTCCCTGTGCTTTTTCCGAAACCACGATAATCTACCATCAACACATTATAACCATGTCTCGTAAAATCGACCGCAAACTTTCCCCAACCTTTGATGCTTTTTGAATTTCCTTTGAGATACAACACCACACCTTTACTTTCACCATTA
Protein-coding sequences here:
- a CDS encoding alpha/beta hydrolase, which gives rise to MTYWISIIILILAIYLAISIALYYLQDYMLFKPEKLTKDFQFDYENQDTKEYNLETRDGAIINGLRFFPNGESKGVVLYLKGNSKSIKGWGKFAVDFTRHGYNVLMVDYRGFGKSTGKRSQKAIKRDLQLVYDEIKKQTTEDRIILYGRSLGSGFAAKLASMNHPKLLILDAPYYSLTKVTARYMPFMPLSLLIKYPLPTYKWLKYVQCPIHIIHGTHDKLIPYKSSVKLAQINPKLTKMHTVIEGGHKNLNNFESYHNMLDDILNSEPKTIDLETTSINVIHNSKTTKKKA